The window CGCGAAGGTTTACGTGGGCGAATATGCGGCGCACGATCGCGACAGGCGCCGCAACACGCTGCGTTCGGCCATCGCGGAAGCCGCGGGACTCACGGGATATGAGCGCAACGGCGACGTTGTTCATTTCGCCTCCTACGCGCCGTTGTTTGCGCGCCGCCAGCATACGCAGTGGCATCCTGACATGATTTACTTCAATGGCAGCGAAGTGTTCCTGAGCGCCAATTATTATGTGCAACAGTTGTTCGGCCAGAACAGCGGCGACGCGTATCTCGAGACATCCGTGAGCTCCGCAGGCGAAGCGGCCAAGCTGGCGGCATCGACGGTCCGCGATTCGCGTTCAGGTGACATCATCACGAAGATCGTGAATGGCGCAGACACTGCACTGCCGTTGACCGTAGTCCTGCAAGGCATGAGTGCAGCGGAGTTTCGCGGCGTGCGGACCGTGCTGGGCGGAGCGAACGGGGACGCGTTCAATGAGGATGGTGTGGAAGCTGTGGTGAAACCCATTGTGACGGAGGTGACCGTGCAACCCAGCTTTCAGTACGAAGCGCCAGCGCATTCTCTGACTGTATTTCGATTCCGGAAATAGGCGGCGCGCTGCGTTCACGCTGCTTCAGCGCGTGGACTGAGGATGTGTGGGCAAGTGCAACGATTTCGGCCCGCATGACGCTGAATCGGACTAAAGTCCGCGGTCCGGCGGAGGAACGGTTACTCGCAGGAACTTCCAGCCAACGTGCTCCTGCGGCAGGCGCCTCCCGGAGGCGAACAACTGCCGCACGGGTTCCGCGCAATCGGCCAGCCAGTCGCACAGCGTGCCTGCGGGTGTGTCGAATTCCCAAGGCTGTTCGCGGCCGTTGCCCAGCAATAGAAGCTGTCGGTAACTCCACAGGTGCGGCTTGATTGCTGCCATGCCGATTGCTTTCGCGCGGTTCGATGCTTCCTGCGGAATGAGCAGTCCGTGCGGATCCAGATCGCCAAAGTAGAAGACGTTTCGAACGGCTCCCAGTTCGTGGAAAACATCTCCAAGGAACCTCACTCCATCCACGAAGCGGTTGCCGCAACCGTAGATCACCGCGCTGAAGATCATGTGCTGCTCATTCCATCGGCAATAGGAGTGCCAGGTCGCCGCGTTCTCAATCACGATGACTGGCTGATGCACAGCTTCCCTAGGTCCGCGTTTCCATGCGAGGGGTTCCCTGACGAGTTCGCAGCCGAGATCGTTCCGCAGGTTGAGCCTGTCAGGTCGAAACAGTGTCGATGCGAACAGCGCATCCAATCGCTTTTCATCGCCAAAGATTTCCAGGGAGCGTTCCTTGATCGGAATGACTTCACCCACGTTCCCGCCGCGCAGGAATTCGTTGATCTGTTTCAACTCCGCGAAGGAAAGATTAGGCGGGGCGTCGCGAAGAAATGCCAGTCGCGGTTCCCATGAATACTCCCGAATCAACCGGGCCTCTTCATTTGAGGTCGGAACAAAGCCGAAGGCCTGGCACCAACGTTCTTCAGCGATCAACGGAATGGCGATGCGTTGAAGCAGGTGCGGCTTGTAGCGAACCGTTTTTAGTGTCACCCAACCCGCGGACTCCAACGCTCTCGCATCGTGTTCCGCCTCGTTCCGTTCCGTTGCGGAGCGTAGTCCAGCGTCTTCCAGCAGTTCCTCCCATTGGCGTGAAAACGGCCTGAGTGCGGCGGCTGCGACCCGCCCGCCCCGGGCGCGCTGCCATTGCGCGAACAACTCCTGCGCGATCGGGAGATCAGTGGGGTCCAGGCTCACGTCAAGGCTTCCATGGCTTCCGCCATGGTCGTGAGAAGGGGAATGTTTTCGATGCGCGTCACATAGCCGTCGGGATCGCGCTCCACCTGTTTCTGGCACATCACAACGGTTTGCGCATGCGGCACCATGACGCCCAGCCGCTCGGGCGGAAACGCCATGACGAGTTGAAGCTGAAAGCTGCGGGCGAGCGCGAGGCAATCTTCAATGCCATCGCCCGAGAGTTTTGAAAATGCCTC is drawn from Verrucomicrobiia bacterium and contains these coding sequences:
- a CDS encoding Wadjet anti-phage system protein JetD domain-containing protein, giving the protein MSLDPTDLPIAQELFAQWQRARGGRVAAAALRPFSRQWEELLEDAGLRSATERNEAEHDARALESAGWVTLKTVRYKPHLLQRIAIPLIAEERWCQAFGFVPTSNEEARLIREYSWEPRLAFLRDAPPNLSFAELKQINEFLRGGNVGEVIPIKERSLEIFGDEKRLDALFASTLFRPDRLNLRNDLGCELVREPLAWKRGPREAVHQPVIVIENAATWHSYCRWNEQHMIFSAVIYGCGNRFVDGVRFLGDVFHELGAVRNVFYFGDLDPHGLLIPQEASNRAKAIGMAAIKPHLWSYRQLLLLGNGREQPWEFDTPAGTLCDWLADCAEPVRQLFASGRRLPQEHVGWKFLRVTVPPPDRGL